From the Streptomyces sp. Tu 2975 genome, one window contains:
- a CDS encoding gamma carbonic anhydrase family protein — MLIEHRGRSPVVPPSACVAPSAVLCGAVVLGERARVLHGAVLTAEDGEVRTGADVVVMEHALVRGRAGHPAVLGDAVLIGPHTHVNGATVEDEVFVATGASIFPGAVAGTRSELRINSVLHVNSRLAPGTVLPIGWIAAGDPAELFSPDRHDELWDKQRDLDFPGTVYGLPRGTGMRTLMARQTDYYGAHMDDRPLNG; from the coding sequence ATGCTGATCGAACACCGCGGCAGGAGCCCTGTGGTCCCCCCGTCCGCCTGTGTCGCTCCGTCGGCCGTCCTGTGCGGAGCCGTCGTCCTCGGGGAGCGGGCGCGTGTGCTGCACGGCGCGGTCCTCACCGCGGAGGACGGCGAAGTGCGCACGGGAGCGGACGTGGTGGTGATGGAGCATGCACTGGTCCGCGGCCGGGCGGGGCATCCGGCGGTACTGGGGGACGCGGTGCTCATCGGTCCGCACACGCACGTCAACGGTGCGACCGTCGAGGACGAGGTGTTCGTGGCGACGGGTGCGTCGATCTTCCCCGGCGCGGTGGCCGGAACCCGCTCCGAGTTGCGGATCAACAGCGTGCTGCACGTCAACTCCCGGCTGGCACCGGGAACGGTCCTCCCGATCGGGTGGATCGCCGCCGGAGATCCGGCCGAGCTGTTCTCCCCGGACCGGCACGACGAGCTGTGGGACAAGCAGCGGGATCTCGACTTCCCGGGCACCGTCTACGGGCTCCCACGAGGGACCGGGATGCGCACCCTGATGGCCCGACAGACGGACTACTACGGAGCCCACATGGACGACCGGCCGCTGAACGGCTGA
- a CDS encoding TetR/AcrR family transcriptional regulator: protein MRTTGDTRARILAAATELFRRQGYAATGMKQILTTAGATYGSAYHFYPGGKTELGEDVVRTSGAAYLALIGELFHDRAADPAETTAQAFAGAAQTLLDLDYADPCPIATIALEIAGTNEALRVATAEVFDSWTDALAAFYGSFGIAEARATARSVIGLLEGAFMLGRAARSTAPVLDAAPAAAAIVRAAAGRSPVTGRNEGEAL from the coding sequence ATGAGAACGACAGGCGACACACGAGCACGCATCCTGGCCGCTGCCACGGAACTCTTCCGGCGCCAGGGCTATGCGGCCACGGGTATGAAGCAGATCCTCACGACGGCCGGCGCGACCTACGGGTCCGCCTACCACTTCTATCCCGGCGGCAAGACGGAGCTCGGCGAGGACGTGGTCCGCACCTCGGGCGCCGCCTACCTGGCGCTGATCGGCGAGCTGTTCCACGACCGGGCCGCCGACCCGGCCGAGACGACCGCCCAGGCGTTCGCCGGGGCGGCGCAGACCCTGCTCGACCTCGACTACGCGGATCCCTGCCCCATCGCCACCATCGCCCTGGAGATCGCCGGCACCAACGAGGCCCTGCGGGTGGCGACCGCGGAGGTGTTCGACTCCTGGACCGACGCCCTCGCCGCCTTCTACGGCTCCTTCGGTATCGCCGAGGCCCGCGCGACGGCACGGTCGGTGATCGGGCTGCTCGAAGGCGCCTTCATGCTCGGCCGCGCCGCGCGGTCCACGGCCCCGGTACTCGACGCGGCCCCCGCGGCGGCCGCGATCGTCCGTGCCGCCGCCGGACGGTCCCCGGTCACGGGCCGGAACGAAGGGGAGGCCCTGTGA
- a CDS encoding YhjD/YihY/BrkB family envelope integrity protein, translated as MGGEARRGRKAPPPAGHGAPRTIRRLRKSRPGRLWDDLWSRLTEAEFFDHALQLSALALLCFFPMLIVLTEATGRDTATVVIRWLGLNQEAAKAVASLIVPGPGSDTVTVTSGFLMALGAMAVAGTLQSWYRLLFDVPRRGWRDVGIQVVWLVYLLVFSVAQAALGRVTGGLPLRSLAGWVWALAFWWGTVWVLLSGAVRWRTLLPTALATSVCWSGLGLFSMLFFSASIVANEQRYGPIGVVMIIISWLVAVGVIIHLGAVVGRMITDRVGAPRTEDHGPTAPDARKADPGSPA; from the coding sequence ATGGGAGGCGAGGCGCGCCGCGGACGCAAAGCTCCGCCACCTGCCGGGCATGGGGCGCCGCGGACGATCCGGCGCCTCAGGAAGAGCAGGCCGGGCAGGCTGTGGGACGACCTGTGGAGCCGGCTCACCGAGGCCGAGTTCTTCGACCATGCGCTTCAGCTGTCCGCACTCGCGCTCCTGTGCTTCTTCCCGATGCTCATCGTCCTCACGGAGGCGACGGGCCGCGACACCGCGACGGTCGTCATCCGGTGGCTGGGACTGAACCAGGAGGCGGCGAAGGCGGTGGCGTCGCTCATCGTTCCCGGGCCCGGCTCGGACACCGTGACGGTGACGAGCGGCTTCCTCATGGCACTGGGGGCCATGGCCGTGGCAGGAACTCTGCAGAGCTGGTACCGGCTGCTCTTCGACGTCCCCCGCCGGGGATGGCGCGACGTGGGGATCCAAGTGGTCTGGCTCGTGTACCTGCTGGTCTTCAGCGTCGCCCAAGCCGCACTGGGCCGTGTGACCGGAGGACTGCCTTTGAGGAGCTTGGCAGGATGGGTCTGGGCGCTCGCCTTCTGGTGGGGCACGGTCTGGGTCCTCCTCTCCGGCGCAGTACGGTGGCGCACCCTTCTGCCCACGGCGCTGGCCACCAGCGTGTGCTGGTCAGGCCTGGGCCTGTTCTCCATGCTCTTCTTCTCGGCATCGATCGTGGCGAACGAACAGCGCTACGGCCCCATCGGCGTCGTCATGATCATCATTTCCTGGCTGGTGGCGGTAGGGGTGATCATCCACCTGGGCGCCGTGGTCGGCCGCATGATCACTGATCGCGTGGGCGCGCCCCGCACCGAGGATCACGGTCCCACCGCACCGGATGCCCGCAAAGCGGACCCCGGCAGCCCCGCTTGA
- a CDS encoding carbohydrate kinase, with product MIVVAGEALIDLVPQTGGEPPAPLLPARGGGPYNTAVALGRLGADVSFCSRISTDAFGESLVGRLREEGVDTELVQRGPEPTTLAVAAIGPSGSAAYTFYVEGTADRLFTVPTELPAATRALSLGTCSLVLEPGASAYEALMRREAARGVLVALDPNIRPGLIPDADAYRARFRSWLPHVSLLKLSEEDADWLGADVGAWLTAGPAAVVLTHGGDGLTVLTRGGDRFSVPGERVRVVDTIGAGDTVNAALLHALSEREVLSPGALGSLSPDGWREVLGFAARAAALTCTKAGAEPPYLRELRGGGDRPAAGAL from the coding sequence GTGATCGTCGTTGCCGGTGAGGCGCTGATCGACCTCGTGCCGCAGACCGGCGGCGAGCCGCCGGCTCCGCTGCTGCCCGCACGCGGCGGCGGCCCCTACAACACCGCCGTCGCGCTCGGCCGGCTCGGCGCCGACGTCTCCTTCTGCTCCCGGATCTCGACCGACGCCTTCGGCGAGTCGCTCGTCGGGCGGCTGCGTGAGGAGGGAGTGGACACGGAACTCGTGCAGCGCGGCCCCGAGCCCACGACGCTGGCCGTCGCGGCGATCGGCCCCAGCGGCTCCGCGGCCTACACCTTCTACGTCGAGGGCACCGCGGACCGGCTGTTCACGGTGCCCACCGAGCTGCCCGCCGCCACGCGCGCCCTGTCGCTCGGCACCTGCTCGCTGGTCCTCGAACCGGGCGCGAGCGCGTACGAGGCGCTGATGCGCCGGGAGGCGGCGCGGGGTGTCCTCGTGGCGCTCGACCCGAACATCCGGCCCGGTCTCATTCCGGACGCGGACGCCTACCGGGCACGGTTCAGAAGCTGGCTCCCGCACGTCTCGCTGCTCAAGCTGAGCGAGGAGGACGCCGACTGGCTGGGGGCCGATGTCGGGGCGTGGCTCACGGCGGGACCCGCGGCGGTGGTGCTCACCCATGGCGGGGACGGGCTGACGGTCCTCACCCGGGGCGGCGACCGGTTCTCCGTCCCCGGCGAGCGGGTCCGCGTCGTGGACACCATCGGCGCGGGCGACACCGTGAACGCGGCACTCCTGCACGCCCTGTCCGAGCGGGAGGTGCTCTCGCCCGGAGCGCTCGGGTCGCTGTCGCCGGACGGCTGGCGGGAGGTGCTGGGCTTCGCGGCCAGGGCCGCGGCGCTCACCTGCACGAAGGCCGGGGCCGAACCTCCGTACCTCCGCGAACTGCGGGGCGGTGGGGACCGGCCTGCCGCCGGGGCCTTGTGA
- a CDS encoding alpha/beta hydrolase, whose translation MSEIELSAGVVEYTDTGGDGETVVLVHGLGFDESVWQAVVDGLRADFRVVVPVLPMGSHRRPMRPDADLSAQGVANLLAEFLERLDLRDVTLVQNDAGTAQLLVGVRDERVHRLVLTSCEALENYPPGVQGRMLQFLSRVPGGIFLLLQSFRVPLLVRLPNSLGGMARHPIPYELVRRWYGPLLTDRRIRRDFAAFLRSTRKDTYLRAAERLRGFRGPALVAWGAEDRMMPPSTGRRLAALLPRGEYVEIPDARTLVQLDNPGALCAELRRFVKESPGPRRQDPAG comes from the coding sequence ATGAGCGAGATCGAGCTGAGTGCCGGGGTCGTGGAGTACACGGACACCGGCGGAGACGGCGAGACCGTGGTGCTGGTGCACGGACTCGGCTTCGACGAGTCCGTGTGGCAGGCCGTGGTGGACGGCCTCCGTGCCGACTTCCGGGTCGTGGTCCCCGTCCTGCCGATGGGGAGCCACCGCCGACCGATGCGCCCGGACGCGGATCTGTCGGCGCAGGGAGTGGCGAACCTGCTCGCCGAGTTCCTCGAACGGCTCGACCTGCGGGACGTCACCTTGGTCCAGAACGACGCCGGTACGGCCCAACTGCTCGTCGGGGTGCGCGACGAGCGAGTCCACCGGCTGGTCCTCACCTCCTGCGAGGCGCTGGAGAACTATCCGCCCGGCGTGCAGGGCAGGATGCTGCAGTTCCTGAGCCGCGTACCCGGCGGCATCTTCCTGCTGCTGCAGTCATTCCGGGTGCCGCTCCTCGTCCGGCTGCCCAACTCGCTCGGCGGCATGGCCCGGCACCCGATCCCGTACGAGCTCGTCCGCCGCTGGTACGGCCCTCTGCTCACGGACAGGAGGATCCGGCGGGACTTCGCCGCCTTCCTCCGCAGCACGCGGAAGGACACCTATCTGCGGGCGGCGGAGCGTCTGCGCGGCTTCCGAGGGCCGGCGCTCGTCGCGTGGGGCGCGGAGGACCGCATGATGCCGCCCTCGACCGGCCGCCGGCTCGCCGCCCTGCTGCCGCGGGGCGAGTACGTCGAGATTCCGGACGCCCGCACCCTCGTCCAGCTCGACAACCCCGGCGCCCTCTGTGCCGAACTGCGCCGCTTCGTCAAGGAGTCACCCGGCCCACGCCGGCAGGACCCGGCCGGCTGA
- a CDS encoding hemerythrin domain-containing protein — protein MAHGGNVIQELTADHREVDQMFAEIEAQAAGDARRRELADELTKELVRHSVAEEEYLYPAVRRFVDDGDDLADEEISDHAQIERMLKELEGCQADDPRFDTLITQLKSAVTSHVADEEKRLFPLLAESCSADLLMELGDKVRRAKQSAPTRPHPSTPDTATANKLLAPGMGMVDRVRDLLTGRATG, from the coding sequence ATGGCACACGGCGGGAACGTCATCCAGGAGCTGACGGCCGACCACCGAGAGGTCGACCAGATGTTCGCCGAGATCGAGGCCCAGGCCGCCGGAGACGCGCGGCGCCGGGAGCTGGCGGACGAACTGACCAAGGAACTCGTCCGGCACTCCGTCGCCGAGGAGGAGTACCTGTATCCCGCGGTCCGCCGCTTCGTCGACGACGGCGACGACCTGGCGGACGAGGAGATCTCCGACCACGCCCAGATCGAACGCATGCTCAAGGAGCTCGAGGGCTGCCAGGCCGACGATCCCCGGTTCGACACCCTGATCACCCAGTTGAAGTCCGCCGTGACCTCGCATGTCGCCGACGAGGAGAAGCGGCTGTTCCCGCTGCTCGCCGAGTCGTGCAGCGCGGACCTGCTGATGGAGCTGGGCGACAAGGTCCGCAGGGCCAAGCAGAGCGCCCCGACCCGTCCGCACCCCTCCACCCCGGACACCGCAACGGCCAACAAGCTGCTCGCCCCCGGCATGGGCATGGTGGACCGGGTCCGCGATCTCCTGACCGGACGCGCCACCGGCTAG
- a CDS encoding SDR family NAD(P)-dependent oxidoreductase, with amino-acid sequence MNRPTTLITGATQGLGRGIALDLARRGGTLLLHGRDRGRLDAVAAEVRATAPEATVRTYLADLADLRQVQAMAARILAAEPRLDALVNNAVAGGGTEPLRRELSAQGHELRFAVNHLAPYALVRGLLPLLTSSAPARVVNVASIGQERIDFDDVMLEQGYEGLRAYCRSKLALIMATFELAGELAGTGVTVNALHPAHLMDTQGVRDYGLTPVMGVEEGVRPTVRLLTDPEVAGVTGRYFDRFTDSRAHEQAYDAGARKRLMELTHRLVGEPHNGQ; translated from the coding sequence ATGAACCGACCCACCACTCTGATCACCGGCGCGACCCAGGGCCTGGGCCGCGGGATCGCGCTCGACCTCGCACGCCGCGGCGGAACCCTGCTGCTCCACGGCCGTGACCGGGGACGCCTCGACGCGGTGGCGGCCGAGGTGCGGGCGACCGCACCCGAGGCCACCGTGCGCACCTACCTCGCCGACCTGGCGGACCTCCGCCAGGTACAGGCGATGGCCGCGCGGATCCTGGCCGCCGAACCGCGGCTCGACGCACTGGTGAACAACGCCGTCGCCGGCGGCGGCACCGAGCCGTTGCGGCGCGAACTGAGCGCGCAAGGCCACGAGTTGCGATTCGCCGTCAATCATCTGGCGCCGTATGCCCTCGTCCGTGGCCTGCTGCCCCTGCTGACGTCCTCCGCGCCCGCCCGCGTGGTCAACGTCGCCTCGATCGGCCAGGAACGCATCGACTTCGACGACGTCATGCTGGAGCAGGGCTACGAGGGGCTGCGCGCCTACTGCCGCAGCAAGCTCGCACTGATCATGGCCACCTTCGAACTGGCCGGGGAACTCGCCGGCACGGGCGTCACCGTCAACGCCCTGCACCCGGCACACCTGATGGACACCCAAGGGGTGCGGGACTACGGCCTCACACCCGTCATGGGCGTCGAGGAAGGCGTCAGGCCCACCGTACGGCTGCTCACGGACCCGGAGGTGGCCGGCGTGACGGGCCGCTACTTCGACCGCTTCACCGACTCCCGTGCCCACGAGCAGGCTTACGACGCCGGGGCCCGCAAGCGCCTCATGGAACTGACGCACCGCCTCGTCGGAGAGCCGCACAACGGGCAGTGA